A stretch of the Vibrio gazogenes genome encodes the following:
- a CDS encoding HEPN domain-containing protein, producing the protein MRTALDHLPERKQHELGLISTILRDTLDDFIANKQGSKSEFKILKIILFGSHAKGGWVSDIPNGYVSDYDILVIVNQPALVEEDLIWRRAEEQIDRKVKSAPLGLIVHTWQEVNEQLRQGHYFFKDIRQEGIEIFAAIPRALAEPGNLSETEMHQIAQKHYDYWFESAQQFFHFFSQALSDKKWLSNAAFQLHQSVERLFACTLLVLTNYLPKTHNIEKLKKYCAGQDLAFADIFPMDDKFHRRSFRRLQRAYIDARYSMHYEITLEELTYLQSEVEKLQALVERLCQARLGNDAN; encoded by the coding sequence ATGAGGACTGCTCTCGACCACCTTCCTGAACGAAAACAGCACGAGCTGGGGCTGATTTCGACCATTCTGCGCGATACGTTGGATGATTTCATCGCCAACAAGCAGGGGAGTAAGTCTGAGTTCAAGATCCTGAAAATCATTCTGTTCGGTAGCCATGCCAAAGGCGGTTGGGTGAGTGATATTCCGAATGGTTATGTCAGCGACTATGACATCTTGGTGATTGTGAATCAGCCCGCACTGGTGGAAGAAGATTTAATCTGGCGTCGGGCAGAAGAACAGATCGACCGTAAAGTGAAAAGTGCGCCGTTAGGTTTGATTGTTCACACTTGGCAGGAAGTCAATGAACAACTGCGGCAAGGTCACTACTTTTTTAAGGATATCCGTCAGGAAGGGATAGAAATCTTTGCCGCGATACCAAGAGCGCTGGCCGAGCCGGGTAATTTGAGTGAAACAGAAATGCATCAAATTGCGCAAAAGCATTATGATTATTGGTTTGAAAGTGCACAGCAGTTTTTCCATTTCTTTAGTCAGGCCTTATCTGATAAGAAATGGCTCAGTAACGCAGCTTTCCAGCTCCACCAATCTGTCGAACGCTTGTTTGCCTGTACCTTACTGGTGCTGACCAACTATCTGCCGAAAACGCATAATATTGAAAAGCTGAAAAAATACTGTGCCGGTCAGGATCTCGCGTTTGCCGACATTTTCCCGATGGACGATAAATTCCACCGCCGCAGTTTCCGCCGTCTGCAACGCGCCTATATCGATGCGCGTTATTCAATGCATTATGAAATCACCTTAGAAGAGCTGACCTATTTACAAAGTGAAGTGGAGAAACTACAAGCACTGGTGGAACGGCTGTGTCAGGCGCGGCTGGGGAATGATGCCAATTGA
- a CDS encoding elongation factor Ts has product MGTAQKQKQIRTMLDALGWSHKQLADILYEELQCPEYEDMDNIPPEEKRKFREIIKKQLQRESTPESRLEQYVKVISEHPDFIALRLDVVLPKYINHRCLSDNSLAELTDISSWLDDEHSL; this is encoded by the coding sequence ATGGGGACAGCTCAAAAACAGAAACAAATTCGAACCATGTTGGATGCGTTAGGTTGGAGTCATAAGCAACTCGCGGACATACTGTATGAGGAGCTTCAATGTCCTGAGTATGAAGATATGGACAACATTCCTCCCGAAGAAAAACGCAAATTTCGTGAGATTATCAAGAAGCAGTTACAAAGAGAATCTACTCCAGAAAGTAGGCTTGAACAATATGTAAAAGTAATTTCTGAGCACCCAGATTTTATTGCATTAAGGCTAGATGTAGTGCTTCCAAAATATATTAACCATCGATGCTTAAGTGATAACTCGCTTGCAGAGTTAACAGACATATCCAGTTGGTTGGATGATGAGCATAGTCTTTAA
- a CDS encoding DNA-methyltransferase has protein sequence MNLFQNDAVKWLSTLDTASVDLLITDPPYESLEKHRKIGTTTRLKVSKSSSNQWFEIFPNDRFEELLSEIYRVLKNHSHFYLFCDQETMFAIKPIAEKVGFKFWKPIIWDKVSIGMGYHYRARHEYILFFEKGKRKLNDLGVPDILTHKRVYRGYPTEKPVDLLEVLIAQSSREGEMVVDPFFGSGSTLVAAKNLKRQFKGNDLSPSAHGHLRQRTDFET, from the coding sequence ATGAATTTATTCCAAAATGATGCAGTTAAATGGTTGTCAACGCTCGATACAGCGAGCGTTGATCTATTAATAACCGATCCCCCTTATGAATCTTTAGAAAAACACCGAAAAATTGGTACAACAACTCGACTTAAGGTTAGTAAGTCGTCAAGCAACCAATGGTTTGAGATATTCCCTAACGATAGGTTTGAAGAGTTACTTAGTGAGATCTATCGTGTGCTTAAAAACCACTCTCATTTTTACCTTTTCTGTGACCAAGAAACTATGTTTGCCATTAAGCCGATTGCGGAAAAAGTCGGATTCAAATTTTGGAAACCGATCATCTGGGACAAGGTTAGTATTGGTATGGGCTATCATTACCGCGCTCGACATGAGTACATATTATTTTTTGAAAAGGGTAAGAGAAAACTCAATGATTTAGGAGTACCCGATATATTAACCCATAAGCGGGTATATAGAGGATATCCAACTGAAAAACCAGTAGACCTTCTTGAAGTTCTCATAGCTCAGAGTAGTCGAGAAGGAGAAATGGTAGTTGACCCATTTTTTGGTTCAGGTTCAACCTTAGTTGCGGCTAAAAATTTGAAAAGACAATTTAAAGGGAATGATCTTTCTCCCTCAGCTCATGGACATCTTCGCCAACGTACTGACTTTGAGACCTAA